A single genomic interval of Asinibacterium sp. OR53 harbors:
- a CDS encoding HD domain-containing protein yields MNNQEIIAATAAYVKKELEGAEGGHDWFHIERVWNNTRRIAQTESVDQLVVELGALLHDIADAKFHGGDESIGPRKAGQFLELLQVPVEVIDHVKNIIAHISFKGGHFEAAFHSPELAVVRDADRLDALGAIGIARAFHYGGFKNREIYNPAIPPDLNMSREAYKKTNAPTINHFYEKLLLLKDRMHTETGKGMALERHRFMENFLEQFYREWNGSLSA; encoded by the coding sequence ATGAACAACCAGGAGATCATTGCAGCAACAGCTGCCTATGTGAAAAAGGAGTTGGAAGGTGCAGAAGGCGGGCACGATTGGTTCCATATAGAAAGGGTATGGAACAATACCAGGCGCATTGCCCAAACCGAATCGGTGGATCAGCTGGTAGTGGAACTGGGCGCCCTGCTGCACGATATTGCGGATGCCAAGTTCCACGGCGGTGATGAAAGTATTGGGCCGCGAAAAGCGGGCCAGTTCCTGGAATTGTTACAGGTACCGGTTGAAGTGATCGATCATGTCAAAAACATCATCGCACATATTTCATTCAAAGGCGGCCATTTCGAAGCGGCTTTTCATTCACCCGAACTAGCCGTGGTGCGGGATGCCGACCGCCTCGATGCCTTAGGAGCCATCGGCATTGCACGTGCATTTCATTACGGAGGTTTTAAGAACAGGGAAATTTATAACCCTGCTATTCCGCCCGATCTCAACATGAGCCGTGAAGCGTATAAAAAAACCAATGCCCCTACCATCAACCATTTCTATGAAAAGCTGCTGCTGCTGAAAGACCGCATGCATACAGAAACAGGCAAGGGCATGGCCCTGGAAAGGCACCGGTTCATGGAAAATTTCCTCGAGCAGTTTTACCGCGAGTGGAATGGGTCCTTATCGGCATAA
- a CDS encoding dipeptidase, with translation MPNKKIRLIIDAHLDLSMNALEWNRDLRLPVAAINQREKGMTDKPDRAKATVSLPALREGNIGLVVATQIARYVTEDNPLPGWHSPEQAWAQTQGQLAWYKAMEDAGEMVMIKNKTALDEHVALWLNDDPNDQKPVGYILSLEGADSIITPAYLKRAYSMGLRAIGPAHYGPGRYANGTDATGKLSTAGKELLKEMDRLQMILDATHLCDDAFWDALSIYQGPVWASHNNCRALVNHNRQFSDEMINTLVERKAVIGVALDAWMMVPGWVRGQSTPEGMHCNMAKMIDHIDHICQLAGNTAHVAIGTDLDGAFGKEQCPYDLETIADLQKIPALLLQKGYHQTDIDNIMHNNWVQFLRNAWS, from the coding sequence ATGCCCAACAAAAAAATACGATTGATCATAGATGCGCACCTGGATCTAAGTATGAATGCACTCGAATGGAATCGTGACCTGCGTTTGCCGGTAGCGGCCATCAACCAGCGGGAAAAAGGAATGACCGATAAGCCCGACAGAGCGAAAGCAACGGTGTCATTACCTGCATTGCGGGAAGGAAATATCGGATTAGTGGTGGCAACACAGATCGCGCGTTATGTAACCGAAGATAATCCTTTGCCCGGCTGGCATTCACCCGAGCAGGCATGGGCGCAAACACAGGGACAGCTTGCGTGGTACAAAGCGATGGAAGATGCCGGAGAAATGGTGATGATCAAAAACAAAACTGCGCTCGATGAACATGTTGCTTTATGGCTCAACGATGACCCCAATGATCAAAAACCTGTTGGATATATTTTAAGCCTGGAAGGAGCAGATTCCATCATTACACCGGCTTATCTTAAAAGAGCTTACAGCATGGGTTTGAGGGCTATAGGGCCGGCTCATTACGGCCCAGGTCGCTATGCCAACGGAACAGATGCCACCGGGAAACTTTCGACAGCAGGGAAAGAGTTGCTGAAAGAAATGGATCGCCTGCAGATGATACTGGATGCAACGCATCTTTGCGATGATGCATTCTGGGATGCATTATCAATCTATCAGGGACCGGTTTGGGCGAGCCATAACAATTGCCGTGCGTTGGTGAACCATAACCGGCAGTTCAGTGATGAAATGATCAATACACTGGTAGAAAGAAAAGCAGTCATCGGTGTGGCGCTGGATGCCTGGATGATGGTTCCTGGCTGGGTACGTGGCCAATCAACACCAGAAGGCATGCATTGCAATATGGCAAAAATGATAGATCATATCGACCATATTTGTCAGCTTGCAGGTAATACCGCACATGTTGCAATTGGTACGGACCTGGATGGTGCATTTGGAAAGGAGCAATGTCCTTATGACCTCGAAACGATCGCTGATCTGCAAAAGATACCGGCGCTCTTACTACAAAAGGGATACCATCAAACGGATATCGACAATATCATGCATAATAACTGGGTGCAATTTTTACGCAATGCATGGTCATGA
- a CDS encoding DUF3667 domain-containing protein, which translates to MSHFPERNEKVCLNCGSLLHGRYCHECGQENIEPQESFWHLTTHFIYDLTHFDGKFFSTLKFLLFRPGFLSREYFKGRRSGYLHPVKMYVFTSAFFFLIFFSFYGRHTRFTYNESKKHTADSISGSLKSEVEKKSDKADNAKVYSSKQYDSAQNTLPETKRDGRIERAVTHRALGFYDKYRQDPKGVIEAMVEKFTHLFPQMLFVSLPLFSLALSLLYIRRKQFYYVNHVVYTLHLYCAIFIMILVSLLLGSFFSLFHWDANKLLSDMFSLLILFYGYKAMRGFYGQSPKKTFFKYFLSLLLGLVVMLFVFMIFGTFSAFTI; encoded by the coding sequence GTGTCGCATTTCCCTGAACGAAACGAAAAAGTTTGCCTGAACTGTGGCAGCCTGCTGCATGGCCGGTATTGCCATGAATGCGGACAGGAGAATATTGAGCCCCAAGAAAGTTTCTGGCACCTGACCACGCATTTTATATACGATCTCACGCATTTTGATGGTAAGTTCTTCAGCACACTGAAGTTCCTGCTGTTCCGGCCGGGATTTTTGTCGAGAGAATATTTCAAGGGGCGGCGCTCCGGGTACCTGCACCCGGTGAAGATGTATGTGTTTACCTCGGCTTTCTTTTTCCTCATTTTTTTCAGCTTTTATGGACGACACACTAGGTTCACTTACAATGAATCGAAGAAGCATACGGCTGATTCGATAAGCGGCAGTTTAAAATCTGAAGTGGAAAAGAAAAGCGATAAGGCTGATAATGCGAAAGTTTATTCTAGCAAACAATATGATTCAGCACAGAATACCCTTCCTGAAACAAAAAGAGATGGTCGGATCGAGCGGGCAGTAACCCATCGGGCACTTGGTTTTTACGACAAATACCGCCAGGATCCTAAAGGCGTTATAGAGGCAATGGTGGAGAAGTTCACCCATTTGTTCCCGCAAATGCTGTTTGTATCACTTCCTCTTTTCTCGCTGGCACTATCTTTATTATACATAAGACGCAAACAATTCTATTATGTGAACCATGTGGTATATACCCTTCACCTGTATTGTGCTATTTTCATCATGATACTGGTTTCACTGCTGCTGGGCAGTTTTTTCAGTCTTTTTCATTGGGATGCGAACAAACTGCTGTCTGATATGTTCTCATTGCTCATCCTGTTTTATGGATACAAGGCAATGCGCGGGTTTTACGGGCAATCGCCGAAGAAAACATTCTTCAAATATTTTCTGTCTTTATTGCTTGGATTGGTGGTCATGCTATTCGTATTTATGATCTTTGGTACCTTTTCAGCGTTTACGATTTAA
- a CDS encoding D-TA family PLP-dependent enzyme: MYNRYLADVTGIDSPALLVYPDIVRDNIRVAKEMIGDVNRLRPHVKTNKTAEVNQLMLDAGITKFKCATIAEAEMLGNLHAPDVLLAYQPIGPKITRLIALSKAYPATIFSCLIDNQASAVELSRAAQENNIIIRVFIDLNTGMNRTGIQPQEAAGLIKYAKELKGIQIVGLHAYDGHIRDTDLATRQMKSDAAFALVQTLKEQVNPLFDHPLTIVAGGSPTYPTHVKRSGVECSPGTFIFWDWNYKHHAPEQPFEYGAILITRVVSVIDAVTVCVDLGHKSVAAENPLPRVHFLNAPEATPVGQSEEHLVLRVPDSAQYSIGTVLYGVPVHICPTVALYERVHVIEDGKKVGEWKVIARDRFIHY; encoded by the coding sequence ATGTATAATCGTTACCTGGCAGATGTAACAGGGATAGATTCTCCCGCATTGCTGGTATATCCGGATATCGTAAGGGATAATATTCGCGTTGCCAAAGAAATGATTGGTGATGTTAATCGGTTGCGCCCGCATGTTAAAACCAATAAAACAGCGGAAGTAAATCAATTAATGTTGGATGCAGGTATTACCAAATTCAAATGTGCCACCATTGCGGAAGCTGAAATGTTGGGCAATCTGCACGCACCCGATGTATTGCTGGCATATCAACCGATCGGCCCCAAAATAACGCGATTGATAGCGCTTTCAAAAGCCTATCCGGCTACAATATTCTCCTGCCTGATTGATAACCAGGCCAGCGCCGTGGAGTTATCCCGTGCAGCACAGGAAAATAATATTATCATCAGGGTATTCATCGATTTAAATACGGGCATGAACCGTACGGGTATTCAGCCGCAAGAAGCAGCGGGCCTGATCAAATATGCGAAGGAGTTGAAAGGTATACAAATAGTGGGCTTGCATGCTTACGATGGGCATATTCGTGATACCGACCTGGCAACCCGGCAAATGAAAAGTGACGCAGCTTTTGCACTGGTACAAACGCTGAAAGAACAGGTTAATCCGTTGTTCGATCATCCGCTCACCATTGTTGCAGGCGGCTCGCCTACTTATCCAACACATGTCAAAAGGAGTGGAGTAGAGTGCAGTCCCGGTACATTTATATTTTGGGATTGGAATTATAAACACCATGCACCGGAACAACCCTTTGAATATGGCGCTATCCTGATCACAAGAGTAGTGTCTGTGATTGATGCTGTTACCGTTTGTGTTGATCTCGGACATAAATCCGTTGCCGCAGAAAATCCCTTGCCGCGTGTACATTTTCTGAATGCGCCGGAAGCAACACCTGTAGGCCAAAGCGAGGAACACCTAGTGTTGCGGGTGCCGGACAGCGCACAATATTCCATCGGCACTGTATTGTACGGTGTTCCTGTTCATATATGTCCAACGGTGGCTTTATATGAAAGAGTGCATGTGATAGAAGATGGGAAAAAAGTGGGTGAGTGGAAAGTAATAGCCCGCGACCGATTTATTCATTACTGA
- a CDS encoding sodium/solute symporter (Members of the Solute:Sodium Symporter (SSS), TC 2.A.21 as described in tcdb.org, catalyze solute:Na+ symport. Known solutes for members of the family include sugars, amino acids, nucleosides, inositols, vitamins, urea or anions, depending on the system.) codes for MKTLQSLDYLVFLFYFLVVASYGFWVYRKKKSAQTSSKDYFLAEGSLTWWAIGASLIASNISAEQMIGMSGSGFKMGLAIASYEWMAAATLLIVAVFFMPIYLKNKIYTMPQFLNQRYNSTVAMIMAIFWLLLYVVVNLTSILYLGALAISSISGISITACMIGLAIFAVIITLGGMKVIGYTDVIQVFFLVLGGLVTTYLALNLVSEKFGDTGIVKGFHHLLNSADDHFHMILKKDNPNYLDLPGLTVLVGGMWIANLNYWGCNQYITQRALGASLPTARGGLLFAAFLKLLMPVIVCLPGIAAFVLHQKGSFQTEMMQGGELNPDKAYPVLLNLLPAGLKGLSFAALTAAVVASLAGKANSISTIFTLDIYKKVINKEADEKKMVWIGKATIIIAMILALIIAPMLGIDKKGGFQFIQEYTGFVSPGIFAMFFLGFFWKKTSSNAALFATVGGFGLSILFKKLPGFMDLSFLASSGFSKANADGVYEIPFLDRMGIVFLFCVIGMYIISMIDRRRGVEMKGLEIDTKMFGMNKSFAAGALIVCGLLVALYTLFW; via the coding sequence ATGAAAACATTACAAAGTCTGGACTACCTGGTCTTTCTCTTTTATTTCCTGGTAGTGGCCTCTTATGGCTTCTGGGTCTACCGGAAAAAGAAATCAGCGCAAACCAGTTCAAAAGATTATTTCCTTGCCGAAGGATCGCTCACATGGTGGGCCATCGGTGCTTCACTCATCGCTTCCAATATATCTGCCGAGCAGATGATTGGTATGAGCGGCTCGGGTTTTAAAATGGGACTGGCCATCGCTTCCTACGAATGGATGGCGGCGGCTACTTTATTGATTGTGGCTGTATTCTTCATGCCCATCTACCTGAAGAATAAGATCTATACCATGCCGCAATTCCTTAACCAGCGCTACAATTCAACTGTAGCCATGATCATGGCCATTTTCTGGTTGTTATTGTATGTGGTGGTGAACCTCACTTCTATTTTGTACCTCGGTGCCCTGGCCATCAGCAGTATCTCGGGCATCAGTATTACTGCCTGTATGATTGGACTGGCCATTTTTGCCGTAATCATTACACTGGGCGGTATGAAAGTGATCGGTTATACCGATGTGATCCAGGTATTCTTCCTGGTACTGGGCGGATTGGTAACCACCTATCTTGCCCTGAACCTGGTATCTGAAAAATTCGGTGATACAGGTATTGTAAAAGGCTTTCATCACTTGTTGAATTCGGCCGATGATCATTTTCACATGATCCTCAAAAAAGACAATCCCAACTACCTCGATCTGCCGGGACTCACGGTACTGGTAGGAGGTATGTGGATTGCCAACCTGAACTATTGGGGATGTAACCAGTACATTACACAAAGAGCGCTGGGTGCATCGCTTCCTACGGCAAGGGGTGGGTTGCTTTTTGCCGCCTTCCTGAAACTGCTCATGCCGGTGATCGTTTGTTTGCCGGGTATTGCCGCATTCGTACTGCACCAGAAAGGCAGCTTCCAAACAGAAATGATGCAAGGTGGGGAACTCAATCCTGATAAGGCATATCCCGTGTTGTTGAACCTGCTGCCTGCCGGACTCAAAGGATTGTCCTTCGCAGCATTGACCGCTGCCGTGGTGGCTTCCCTGGCGGGTAAGGCCAACAGTATTTCCACCATCTTTACCCTCGACATTTACAAGAAAGTGATCAATAAAGAGGCCGATGAGAAGAAAATGGTATGGATAGGAAAAGCTACCATTATCATTGCCATGATCCTGGCGTTGATCATTGCCCCCATGCTGGGCATTGATAAAAAAGGAGGGTTTCAGTTCATCCAGGAATATACCGGATTTGTATCGCCGGGTATTTTTGCCATGTTCTTCCTGGGCTTTTTTTGGAAAAAGACAAGCTCCAATGCCGCTTTGTTTGCTACAGTTGGCGGTTTCGGACTCTCGATCCTTTTCAAGAAGCTGCCTGGTTTCATGGACCTTTCTTTCCTCGCTTCCTCCGGCTTTTCCAAAGCCAATGCCGATGGGGTTTATGAGATACCATTCCTCGACAGGATGGGCATTGTATTCCTGTTCTGTGTTATCGGTATGTATATCATCAGCATGATCGACCGGAGAAGAGGAGTAGAAATGAAGGGACTGGAAATAGATACCAAAATGTTTGGTATGAATAAAAGTTTTGCTGCCGGCGCCCTGATCGTTTGCGGGTTACTGGTTGCCCTGTATACTTTATTCTGGTAA
- a CDS encoding GNAT family N-acetyltransferase — translation MNTIEIRKVTISDVEALQSISTQTFRETFQEVNTEEDMQIYLDSAFNYDKLKEEINNDHSAFYFATDTMNVLGYLKINFGQAQTEKKDNNAVEIERIYVLKAYQGKQVGQLLFKHALQVARERNAHYLWLGVWEENTKAINFYKKNGLVPFDKHIFRLGNDEQTDIMMKLALH, via the coding sequence ATGAATACAATCGAGATTAGAAAAGTAACCATAAGCGACGTAGAAGCACTGCAAAGCATCAGTACACAAACATTTAGGGAAACATTTCAGGAAGTGAATACCGAAGAAGACATGCAGATATACCTGGATAGCGCATTCAATTATGACAAACTGAAAGAAGAAATAAATAACGATCATTCGGCGTTTTATTTTGCTACTGATACCATGAACGTCTTGGGTTACTTAAAGATCAATTTTGGTCAGGCACAAACAGAAAAGAAAGACAACAACGCTGTCGAAATTGAACGGATCTATGTATTGAAAGCATACCAGGGAAAACAGGTTGGTCAACTGTTATTTAAACATGCGCTGCAGGTTGCCCGGGAACGCAATGCTCATTATTTGTGGCTGGGCGTTTGGGAAGAAAATACAAAGGCCATCAATTTCTATAAGAAAAATGGATTGGTGCCGTTCGATAAACATATTTTCAGGTTAGGCAATGACGAGCAAACAGATATCATGATGAAACTGGCATTGCATTAG
- a CDS encoding ATP-binding protein — protein sequence MLIRTLKKAIYRHGYLIITAAWLYTISFIFINYWNYNASPQKVKHRLEESLAKQETRLDELLSEKSLLTKLVKDSADEQSKQKIRQESFGLFLYLTDGSGTPAMHYWNTNRMYVNSEDLHQPDGNYFSVKQNGDFELIKRTVQLKGQKLTVLGLVPIRWAYFIENKYLKSDFAHYPGLGKQYEINFDKDAIPILNRAGKEIFSIKMKVGRSFIAYDSVTIVLRVLAVILLLVFFNMIAQELVERIGFRSGFLFLLSVVFLIRLITYQVNFPLDYSKLPLFDPTIYASNYLHPSLGDLLVNAILLFWMLSFYKFHNDHKGWFKKSLPPPVRHYGGLALLTVACLLLAGIIKSLVQDSKISMDVTSFFSLTIYSVICFVILCLLVLSFYHFSQIVVKPLTDAAVPLYYQMAAVAITGFAYLLAFVSLNDIAVDLVILAWLIAYLLLLNARKADMGIPLLQSSFFIFWVMIFTLSISAIVMYQNKVLESAQRKKIAEQLAVQTDPSGESLLNIAANSFNERFLLNNFHRFESEYTNKFIKDSLINQNFSGYLNKYDTRIYTYDSLFHPLYNEDSTSYAAIKTIILNKSKPTAIEGLYSYDNAANGFSYLYQKAIKNNDQTLGYLYVTIKSRRYKSEALYPELFSQSQDISSDLNTSYAYAIYNRGRLINHFNNYNFPLKLTRAEMPGLDFTYKKPPGYSELWYNTGGDKEVVVVKKSAWFTEFITFFAYLFCSFLCIIFLFHLCSNLVRARFKWSGIRSIFLLNIRSQIQATIIFLSVFSFLVIGVSTISFFIFRFNNNNEEKLSKSILVMANEINNKMTPQLIFDDVINTSNVSVAGDQLNEVISDISDLHNVDINFYDVNGNLKVSTQPYIYNKRLLSEQMDPAAFQQMHDEHSIRYIQSEKIGSFEYLSIYVPLMDEEGATYAYLNIPYLNSQNELDQEISGFLATLIYLNAFIFLVAGAIAFFLTSRITNSFNLIGEKMREVNLGKTNEEIQWDRDDELGMLVSEYNKMVKELDQSAQSLAKSEREGAWREMARQVAHEIKNPLTPMKLSIQYLQKAIQSGAPNVKELSANMAITLIEQIDQLSKIASDFSQFANIGNARMEKLDIMEVLSSLLRLYEANPRVKIHWKKPSEHYLVYSDKTQMSRLFTNLLQNAIEAKEDPGSKIEIHINQQVESGQLLISVQDNSGGVPTALRDDIFTPNFTTKSSGTGLGLAICRGIVENANGQIWFETTEGVGSTFFVQLPVIATSSSRTK from the coding sequence TTGTTGATCCGTACACTGAAAAAAGCTATATACAGGCATGGATACCTGATCATTACAGCCGCCTGGCTGTATACCATCTCTTTTATTTTCATCAATTACTGGAACTACAATGCTTCACCCCAAAAAGTAAAGCACCGGCTGGAAGAGTCGCTGGCAAAGCAGGAAACCAGGCTGGATGAGCTGTTGTCGGAGAAAAGCCTGCTGACTAAACTCGTAAAGGATTCTGCAGATGAACAATCGAAACAGAAGATCAGGCAGGAAAGCTTCGGGCTTTTTTTGTACCTGACAGATGGAAGCGGCACACCGGCGATGCATTATTGGAATACCAATCGCATGTATGTGAACTCCGAGGACCTGCACCAGCCCGATGGAAATTATTTTTCAGTGAAGCAGAATGGCGACTTTGAATTGATCAAACGCACCGTTCAATTGAAGGGGCAGAAGCTCACGGTTTTGGGGCTGGTACCCATTCGTTGGGCTTATTTCATAGAGAACAAGTACCTGAAATCGGATTTTGCACATTACCCGGGGCTGGGTAAACAATATGAGATCAATTTTGATAAGGATGCGATCCCCATCCTGAATAGGGCAGGCAAAGAGATCTTTAGCATCAAAATGAAAGTGGGAAGGTCTTTCATCGCCTATGATAGTGTAACCATTGTTTTACGGGTATTGGCGGTGATCTTACTGCTGGTATTTTTTAATATGATTGCACAGGAACTGGTAGAGCGGATCGGTTTCCGGAGCGGGTTCCTTTTCCTGCTCTCTGTGGTTTTCCTGATCAGGCTGATCACATACCAGGTCAACTTCCCACTGGATTACAGTAAGCTGCCACTGTTCGATCCAACGATCTACGCATCCAACTACCTGCACCCTTCGTTGGGCGACCTGCTGGTGAATGCTATCCTGCTTTTCTGGATGCTCAGTTTTTATAAGTTCCATAACGACCACAAGGGGTGGTTTAAAAAGTCCCTCCCTCCACCCGTTCGTCATTATGGCGGGTTAGCCCTGCTTACTGTAGCCTGTCTTTTGCTGGCCGGCATCATCAAGAGCCTGGTACAGGATTCCAAGATATCGATGGATGTAACCAGCTTTTTCAGCCTCACCATTTACAGCGTCATCTGTTTTGTAATTCTATGCTTACTGGTGCTCAGCTTTTATCATTTTTCACAGATCGTGGTTAAACCCCTCACCGATGCAGCCGTGCCGCTTTATTACCAGATGGCGGCGGTAGCCATCACAGGCTTTGCATACCTGCTGGCTTTTGTTTCGCTTAATGATATAGCCGTAGACCTGGTGATCCTGGCCTGGCTGATCGCTTACCTGCTGCTGCTGAATGCACGGAAAGCGGATATGGGCATTCCGCTGTTGCAGTCTTCTTTTTTCATTTTCTGGGTGATGATCTTCACTTTATCGATTTCCGCTATTGTGATGTATCAGAATAAAGTGCTGGAGTCGGCACAAAGGAAAAAAATTGCAGAACAACTGGCCGTACAAACCGATCCTTCTGGTGAAAGCCTGTTGAATATTGCCGCGAATAGTTTCAATGAGCGTTTCCTGCTCAATAATTTTCACCGGTTTGAAAGCGAGTACACCAACAAATTCATCAAAGACAGCCTGATCAACCAGAATTTTTCGGGCTATCTCAATAAATACGATACCCGCATTTACACGTACGACAGTTTGTTCCACCCATTGTATAATGAAGATTCCACTTCTTATGCGGCTATCAAAACGATCATCCTCAATAAGTCCAAACCCACGGCTATAGAAGGGTTGTACAGCTACGATAATGCCGCCAATGGCTTCAGCTATCTCTACCAGAAGGCCATCAAAAACAACGATCAAACACTGGGATATCTTTATGTAACCATCAAATCGAGGCGATACAAAAGTGAGGCGCTTTACCCGGAATTATTCAGCCAGTCGCAGGATATTTCTTCAGACCTCAATACCAGCTATGCTTATGCCATATACAACAGAGGCAGGCTGATCAACCATTTCAATAATTATAATTTTCCTTTAAAGCTTACCAGGGCCGAGATGCCGGGACTGGACTTCACCTATAAGAAACCACCCGGATACAGCGAATTGTGGTATAATACCGGTGGCGATAAAGAAGTGGTGGTAGTGAAGAAAAGCGCCTGGTTTACCGAGTTCATCACCTTCTTCGCTTACCTGTTCTGTTCTTTCCTTTGTATCATTTTCCTGTTTCATCTTTGCAGCAACCTGGTGCGGGCGCGGTTCAAGTGGAGCGGTATCCGGTCTATTTTCCTGCTCAATATCCGTTCACAGATACAGGCAACGATTATTTTCCTCAGCGTATTCTCATTCCTGGTGATCGGTGTATCAACTATTTCGTTCTTCATTTTCAGGTTCAATAATAACAACGAAGAAAAACTGTCGAAGTCGATCCTAGTGATGGCCAACGAGATCAACAATAAAATGACGCCGCAACTGATCTTCGACGATGTGATCAATACGAGCAATGTGAGCGTTGCCGGCGATCAGTTGAACGAGGTCATATCGGATATTTCCGACCTGCACAATGTTGATATTAATTTCTATGATGTCAATGGCAACTTAAAAGTGTCTACCCAGCCATACATCTATAATAAACGGTTGCTGAGTGAACAAATGGATCCCGCTGCTTTTCAACAAATGCACGATGAGCACAGTATCCGCTATATTCAATCGGAAAAGATCGGCTCCTTTGAATACCTGAGCATTTATGTGCCGTTGATGGATGAAGAAGGCGCTACCTATGCTTACCTCAACATTCCTTACCTCAACTCGCAAAATGAGCTGGACCAGGAGATATCAGGTTTCCTCGCTACGCTCATTTATTTGAATGCCTTTATTTTCCTGGTTGCAGGGGCCATCGCGTTCTTCCTTACCAGTCGCATTACGAATTCCTTCAACCTCATTGGTGAAAAAATGCGTGAGGTGAACCTGGGCAAGACCAATGAAGAGATCCAGTGGGATCGTGACGACGAACTGGGCATGCTGGTATCGGAATATAATAAAATGGTGAAAGAGTTGGATCAGAGTGCCCAGTCACTGGCCAAAAGCGAGCGGGAAGGCGCCTGGCGCGAAATGGCACGGCAGGTAGCGCATGAGATCAAGAACCCGCTTACGCCCATGAAGCTGAGTATCCAATACCTGCAGAAAGCCATTCAGAGTGGCGCACCCAATGTGAAGGAGTTGTCGGCCAACATGGCCATTACCCTCATAGAGCAGATCGATCAGTTATCGAAGATCGCAAGCGATTTTTCGCAGTTTGCCAATATCGGGAATGCCCGGATGGAGAAACTGGATATCATGGAAGTTTTATCGTCATTGCTTCGCCTGTATGAAGCCAACCCCCGTGTAAAGATCCACTGGAAAAAGCCATCGGAACATTACCTCGTGTATTCAGATAAAACGCAAATGAGCCGTTTGTTCACCAACTTGCTGCAAAATGCTATTGAAGCAAAAGAAGATCCGGGAAGCAAAATAGAGATACATATCAACCAGCAGGTTGAATCCGGTCAATTATTAATCTCGGTGCAGGACAATTCAGGTGGCGTGCCGACTGCCTTGCGTGATGATATTTTTACACCAAATTTTACCACCAAATCATCGGGAACGGGACTCGGACTGGCCATCTGCCGCGGCATTGTGGAAAATGCCAATGGACAGATATGGTTTGAAACAACAGAAGGGGTGGGGAGTACATTCTTTGTACAACTACCTGTAATCGCCACCTCGTCATCCCGAACGAAGTGA
- the mazG gene encoding nucleoside triphosphate pyrophosphohydrolase, whose translation MEETANSFMRLVKIMDELREQCPWDRKQTIHTLRHMTIEETYELADAITDENWPGIKEELGDIMLHLLFYAKIGTEQNRFTLSEAINSVCEKLIHRHPHIYGDVQVKDEEDVKRNWEQLKLQERNEQGELKKSVLSGVPRSLPSVVKAVRIQEKAKQVGFEWENKADVWKKVEEESNELQEAVQQNEQDRIEEEFGDLLFSLVNYARFLHIDPEAALEKTNKKFIRRFQQMEAIAAEQGKHLAGLSLAEMDAIWNEVKKQKHHC comes from the coding sequence ATGGAAGAAACAGCAAATAGCTTCATGCGGCTGGTGAAGATCATGGATGAATTGCGGGAGCAATGCCCCTGGGACAGAAAACAGACCATTCATACCCTGCGTCACATGACCATTGAGGAAACCTATGAACTGGCCGATGCCATCACCGATGAGAACTGGCCGGGAATCAAAGAGGAGCTGGGAGATATCATGCTGCACCTGTTGTTTTATGCTAAAATAGGCACAGAGCAAAATCGCTTTACATTATCAGAAGCCATCAACAGCGTATGTGAAAAATTGATCCATCGCCACCCGCATATTTATGGAGATGTACAGGTAAAAGATGAAGAAGACGTAAAAAGGAACTGGGAGCAATTGAAACTGCAGGAACGGAACGAACAGGGCGAGCTCAAGAAATCGGTGCTGAGCGGGGTACCACGTTCGCTGCCCTCAGTGGTTAAAGCCGTTCGCATCCAGGAGAAAGCCAAACAGGTGGGTTTTGAATGGGAGAACAAAGCAGATGTGTGGAAGAAAGTGGAGGAAGAGTCGAACGAGTTGCAGGAAGCGGTTCAACAAAACGAGCAGGACCGGATAGAAGAGGAGTTTGGCGACCTGCTTTTCAGCCTGGTAAATTATGCACGGTTTTTGCATATCGATCCCGAAGCCGCACTGGAAAAGACCAATAAGAAGTTTATCCGGCGTTTTCAGCAGATGGAAGCCATCGCAGCGGAACAAGGTAAGCACCTCGCCGGTTTGTCGCTCGCCGAAATGGACGCCATCTGGAATGAAGTCAAAAAACAAAAGCACCATTGTTGA